The Apium graveolens cultivar Ventura chromosome 3, ASM990537v1, whole genome shotgun sequence sequence AATGGTTTAATAAACCAGAGAAATTTACAAATTTTCAGATTCACTTGTTTTTCCAAACACCAGGCTACATGACCTACAATCAGGCCTGTCATGATGGACTACCCATCAGAATCAGCAAGCTACCCAGACTGATTTTTGGTGCTTACAGAGATACCCAAATAGATGAAACACATTCTAGACCATTCCTTTCAAGTTCATTTATAATACAGGAATCGACTTTGCCGAACATTTGTACGAGACTAGACACGTGTATAGGAATTTGCAGTTTTGTGAAAAAACATATAAAAAGTATTTAATGTCAACACTTCGCAAAAAAAGAGCCGATACATAAGGTCAATACTTGACAAAAACAGAAATATATACAATGAAAACAGAAGGATCCCATAAGTGCAACTCACACGATGTGGCGGTACAAACATTAATGAACAACAGATAAGCTAGTCATCACATGATGAAGCATTCATAGTACTGATTCTTACAACTTATTTACTCCAAGTCTAAACAGTGAGAAATATCCTACGTGCAGGTTCGACCAGACAAAGTTTGTCAATCTAACTTGATTCCGCCCATAAATGTCCTTGGATTAGGACAGTTCCCTGAAAATTGAGCCTGTGAGAAGTCAAATCCGGGGTTCTGCAAACAGCAAGAGAACATGCGAGGCAGGTGAGTCAGCAAAATGAACTACATATTCATAATATTGTGCATTTTTAAAACAATCATTTATGCATGGTCAAGTATTGCAGAGTACTGGACTTGCATGAGTTGCCATAATTAAAGGCTCATACTTAAGTTACTCTAACGATATAACTGCATTTGTGGCCACTTGCAAGTGATACAACAGAGCCCTTTCTAATTCTATTGTGTTACAAAGGGATGCCCCGTGCAACAAAAATCGTAGTAATAAATAAACTTGGCTAAACAAACCTATCATATACAACAATCGAAATAAATAAACTTAGCTAAACAAACCTATCATACAAACATACAGGCCTCACCTCTTCCTGAAACCTCTGAAGCATGAGTCGCTTTTGCTCATTATCAGCTGCAATAGGATCAAGCTGACCTTGACCCTCTATCAGAGAAGGCCAAGTCTGACCTTTATCCCTCTTCTGCAATGTGACATGCATTATATCATCCTCTGCCAGTCACAAAAAACCCCATATCAAAACCCGAAACCCAACACTAAAAACTTCCACTCCAAATAACTAATTACACAAAACAAGAATTTACACCACACATACCAATAGTCCAAAATGAAGAATCTGTCTTTACATTCGAAAACAAATCATGCTGCAAAAACCACCAAAAGGGTACTCATAAAACATCAAAACAAAGCCAAATCAACTAAAAAAATAAACTTTTTCACATAAGAATCTTAGTGGGTCAAATTCATACATTGAGATAAGGTGGGCTGCCTTTAATTCCAATTTCAACATGTTTAGACTGAATCTTGCAATAAAACAGCTTGGAAAACACATTAGGAGGCAAATTAATAtacaaattcacttcttcaagTGTTTGATCCCATTCAAAAACCTTCTGACCtgaaattaaaacataaaaatgcAAACTTTAATTGAGGTGTTTTAAGCCCTAATAAAGAACAATTCAagaaaaattatatatgtatgcATATTGATAATAGATACAGATGGAAAGAAGATCACATACTGCCGTGAAAGAAAGTGTGTCGTTTCTCAGGTGCCAATTTTTCTGCCATTGAAAGTGTTTGCACCGGTTGAGGCGACAAGGAAGACAGTGTTTGGCAATAGATAcgataatttaattaaaattatacgatataaaaaatttattaaaaaaaatatatatttttccaGGGTATATTTTTTATAAGTTAGTTTCTACGACTGTAAgatattttcttgattttttttattatcctGAAAAGTTTTCTACGGAACGTATTTTATGGAATTTTTTATGAaaatgaaaaaatatttttaaataatttttcaaaagACATTTCTTGGTGAAAATTCAAATAAATTTCTAGAGAAGATATTCTTGAAAAAATATTTTCGAGAAAACGTTTTCTGTTATTCTTTTTCTTGAGTTCGCTCCGGAGCGAATTCGGTTGCGTCAAATCTTGGTTAATTTATATTCCCTATGTCCTCCCATTTATTTACACTTTTCTTTTTGGATGTTCCTTCCAATtgtttatatttcaaaatttttcaaaaatactaaaatttttataatttttaaattaactacatccactactttcctccactatacccactttatacatataatattaatcggtctcacaactttactcattttttcaacttttcttcactactttatcattttttttaaactccGCGCCCTatccaaatgtaaacatttgggaggaACGGAGGGAGTAATATTTATCGTTTAACAATTAAAAAAAATGACAAATATTTTGTTAGTAATGTATTATGAAATTATTGTAAAAAAAGGTACcatttttttttgacaaaatgTTTTTTATAAATTGCATCAACCAAAATTACAACTTAATTTCAATAGGAACAAAACTCCCATCGAAAAAAACACAGTCAGGATTAAACAAATAAACGAGCTAAGCAAATAGT is a genomic window containing:
- the LOC141710564 gene encoding uncharacterized protein LOC141710564, with the translated sequence MAEKLAPEKRHTFFHGSQKVFEWDQTLEEVNLYINLPPNVFSKLFYCKIQSKHVEIGIKGSPPYLNHDLFSNVKTDSSFWTIEDDIMHVTLQKRDKGQTWPSLIEGQGQLDPIAADNEQKRLMLQRFQEENPGFDFSQAQFSGNCPNPRTFMGGIKLD